The DNA segment CGGAAGAATTCTTGAATTATTTGTATTATGCAGAATGCGTAGTGACCTCTTCTTTTCACGGGACTGCGCTATCTGTAAATTTGAAAAAAGAATTTTATTACGCACTTGATAGAAAGAATCTGACAGCAAATAGAAGAATCGAAGCATTAATGTATCTTCTGGGCTTGCAGAACCGTAACATTTTGTGCCAGTTAAATGGGAATGCAAGCATTGACTGGAATGCCGTAAACGCAAAATTGGATGAGCAACGAGCTAAGTCAAAAGAATTTCTAAGAAAAGCGATTGAGGGGGTGAACTAGGAAAATGCCAGTGCCAATCGATAAAAAAGAATGCTGTGGCTGTTCTCTTTGCGTGGAGGTTTGTCCCGTTCACTGCATTTCTATGACAAACGATGCGGAAGGATTTCGGTATCCGAAGATAGATGATGCGGCTTGTATTCATTGCGAAAAATGCTCTAAAATATGCTCTTTTGTAACTAAGAAGAACACACGCATCACGGTTAAAGAGTGCATTGTATCTCAACACAGCGATACTGGAGAATTGATGAAAAGCCGCTCAGGTGCTGCCTTTGCAATCTGCTCGGATTGGATTTTAAGCGAAGGTGGTGCAGTGTATGGCGCGGTGCTGACTCCACAGATGGAAGTAGTCCATATGCGGGCAACAAATCAGGTGGATCGAGATCTGATGCGTGGTTCCAAATATGCACAGAGTAACATAGAAGGACTTTTTGCGGATATCTTACAGGATGCAGAAGAAAATCCCGTTCTTTTTTCCGGGACAGCGTGTCAGGTGGATGCGGTAAATGCGTATTTTAAGATAAAGCATGGTAAAATAGAAAATCTTTACACGTTGGATATTATCTGTCACGGCGCTCCTTCTCCAATGATGTTTTCTGAATATATTACGTATCTGGAAAAGAGAGAGAAAAAGAAAGTCACGGCATTTAATTTCAGAGATAAGAAATTCGGGTGGGACAACTATATTGAAACATATTGCTTTGGGGATAACGAAAGAAAATCTACGCTATATCGTAAATTATTCTACGAAGAGATTGTGCTGAGACCTAGCTGCCATAATTGCCGCTATACATCATTGGATCGAGTTGCGGATTTGACCGTTGCGGATGCCTGGAACATACAGAAAGTATACCCGGAATTTGATTACAAGAAAGGCGTATCGCTTTGCATTGCAGATACAGAAAAAGGGATACGCTTGCTGGAGCATATCAAAGTGGAAAGTGTTTGGAAACCTGCTAAAATTGAGGACTTTATGCAACCCAATATGCAAAGGCCGACTGCTCCAGGTATAGATCGAGAAGCATTCTGGGTCGATTATCAGCGGAAGGGGTTTGAATATGTCCTCAACAAATACGCAAAGAAGAGGATTTGGGTGCGTATTGCGAATGCAGTGCGGTATTATTCAGCAAAATTTTTGAAAAAGTAATGGAAGGAGGGAGAAGATGCTACTTTCAATTATCATACCAGTTCATAATACGGAAAAGTATTTAGCGTCCTGCATCGAGAGCGTGTATGAACAGGGGCTGCCTTTGAATGAGTTTGAAGTGATCCTGGTCAATAATGCTTCGACAGATAATTCTCTGAATGTATGCAGGAAACTGAAGGAGACGCACTCTAATGTTATGCTGATCCATACTGATACCCCTGGTGTAAGCAATGCACGAAATTTAGGAATGCAGCAAGCACAAGGGTATTATATTCATTTTATTGATTCGGATGACAAACTTCTTGCAGAAATGTATGCTACTTACAAAAGCGTTGCGCTGAAAAATCATCCTGATCTGATCGTTTCTGGCATTGATAATTATTATGAGTCAGAAAATCGGCATCTTCTTCAGAATCCGAGTGAAACTTGTAGCCTGAGTAATAAAAAATCGGTATGCAATTGCATTCGGAATATGACACCAGATAAAAAAATCTGGCTGATGAACGTTATCTGGAATAAATGGTACAAGAGAAGTTTTCTTCTTGATGCAAAAGCAAAGTTTGATACATCTTTGAAAGTTGGCGAAGATTTTGTTTTTAACTGTGCCGTATTTACAGGATTAAACAGTTGCACTGTTATATCGAGAGCTTTTTATTCGTATTTTCATCGGAGCACAAAAAGTGCCTTGAACCAGTTCCATAAGGGTGAACTTGAACGTAGAAGGCGTATGGAAAAAGAACAAAAAGCCCTCTATCATAATCTTGGAATCAACGATAAGGATAAGGAAATTGAAATATTGAATGGTGAATTGCTGTTCAAGCATCTGTATTCGGTATTTCGTGAAGATTGTGATGTAGAACCGCAAGAGTATATTAAGTCGGTAATGAATGACGAGCTGATGAAAGACATCCTGCAGTTCTTTGACAGCAACCCAAATGGGTATTATAACACATTGAAATTTATGACAATGCATGGGAATTGTTCGGGATTTTATTTTGTCCTAAAAGCAAAGTATTTTCTATCTGGACAAAACAAGAAAAGGTGAAGGTCGTGAAAATAGGAATTATTACGTTTCAAAGAGCAGATAACTATGGTGCGCTGCTGCAGTGTTATGCCCTTTACAAATATGTTAAAGGGATAAACTCTGATACGGAAGTTATAGATTACAGAAACCCTGTAATTGCAGATAGATATAAAAAATACAAAACATTTAACAGACATATAATAAAGTGTTTGGCAGATAATTTGAATGCACTAGTACATTCAAAAAATTATACAAAGAAAAGGAATGGCTTTGATCAGTTGAGAAAGCTGATTTCTTTTTCAGAGTCCAAAAACAAAGAAGAAGTCTTTAAAACCATGGAAGAATACGATTTGGTATTTTCAGGAAGCGACCAGGTATTAAATCCTCATATAACAGATGGCTTTGATGATGCTTATTATTTAAATGCACCTGGAAATTTTAAGAAAATCGTGTATGCCGGAAGTGTTGGAAATGCTCAAGATTCAATGATACAGAGCGAAGAATTCTTTAACAGGATACAAAAGTTTGATGAGCTGTCTTTTCGAGAAAAGGATATCAGCGAGTATGTAACTAGTAGGGGCATCAAGTGCATAAAAGTAGTAGATCCGACATTCTTACTAACAAAAGATATGTGGGATGATGTCATTTGTGATGTGCAGACTGGCATAGATCAGGATTATTTGGTTTTGTATTATGTGCAAGAGAATCAGGAGCTTATTAGAATTGCTGAGACTTTGGCAGAAGAACAGCGATATAGAATAGTATATTTTGATGAACATCTTCGTTTGGATAAGGAGGCAATTTATAAGGGTGATGTCGGACCCTTGGAGTTTGTCAAGCTGATTCGTGATGCAAAAACTATTGTGACATCTTCGTTTCATGGGACGGCATTTTCGACTATTTATAGAAAAAATGTTTATCTGCATTTGCCGCGTGTGACAGGAGCGAGAGTCAGAACTCTTGCACAAATGGCAGGAATTGAAAATCGTGTATATTCTTCTTATGAGGAATTTAAACAGCGACACCCCCATGATGATATAGAATACAACGAACAAGAAATTTTGAAAAATATTGAGATGTCTAAGGCGTTTATTGGAAATCAAGTAAAGAAAGGGAAAAACTATGGGAAGGCAAAAAGAACTGGCTAAAAATACAGCTATATTGACTTTTGGGAAAATATGCACACAATGCATTAGTTTCTTTTTACTGCCATTATATACGGCGGTTTTGGATACTTCTGAATATGGTCTGTTTGACCTAATGATAACATACGGAACATTATTGATTCCTATTGTTAATTGGCAGTTTGATCAGGGATTATTTAGATTTTTGATTGATGTTCGTGGCAATAAAGAAAAACAGACGGAAATATTTTCTTCGGTTTTTGCCGCGAATATAGTGCAATCCGTGGCATTTATTTTGATCATGGCGTTAGTTTCAGCGGTTTCAAACTTTAAGTACAGTGTTTTCTTGACGACATACATTGTGCTTCACGTTTTTGTGACGCTGCTTTTACAGTTTGTGCGAGGACTTGGAAAAAGTACTATTTACGCGGTTGCAAGCTTTATTTCGGCCGTTACAACGGTAGCGTTAAATGCGTTGACGCTTGTTGTATTTAAATTGGGTTTGAACGGATTATTTCTGGCGACAATTGCGGCGCAAATTGCTACACTTGTTTATCTGCTTGCCGCATCACGAGTGTACAGTTATTTTAGATTTAGTTCGATTAATGGTGGTATGTACAGAGAAGTAAGAAAATACTCTCTCCCGCTAATTCCTAATAATTTGGCGTGGTGGGTTGTGAATGTTTCGGACAGAACAATCGTTTCTTATGTTTTGGGAGTTGCAACAAACGGTATTTATACTGTTGCGAATAAGTTTTCGAATGTTTTTATTAATTTTTATAATATTTTTAATTTGACATGGACGGAAACGGTATCCTTGCACTATCAGGATGAGGATAGAGATGCTTTCTTAAGTGATACTATGACAACTTTATATAAGATGTTCTCATGTGCCTGTTTTGGAACTGTTGCTTTGATGCCATATATTTTCCCAATTATGGTACATTCAAATTATGCTGAGGCCTACCCGCAGATTATCATCTTAATGTATGCAATGCTTCTCAGAGTTGTTGTGGGCCTTTATAGCTGTGTATATATAGCTATGAAGGAATCAAAGAAGGTGGCGACAACATCGGGTATTTCAGCTTTGATCAATATTACGATTGATTTGCTTTTAATCAAGAAAATGGGTTTATACGCGGCATCAATATCAACTCTTGTGGCGTTTGGAGCAATGGCAGTTGTCAGGTATTTTGATATAAATAAAATCCTGAAGATGAAAATCAAACGTAGCGTTTTGATTTCTTCAATTATTGTAGGCAGTGCTTTAGCAATTACATATTATATCAACTTGCCTCCTATAAATCTTGGAATGCTAGTGGTGATTGTAGTGTATGTTATTGTTATGAATGTTGGAATTATTAATGCAGCTCTTAAAATGGCGCATGATTTTTTTTAAGGAAATGATAGATGATGTTGTCTATACGAGGAATTAATTATGAATATAAAAATTTTGACTTGTCACTATGCATATAATTATGGTGCTGTCCTTCAGACATATGCACTCTGCAAGTTTCTTAATAATTGCGGAAATAATGCAAAGGTGATAAATTACCGGCCATGGTACTATAAAGGGTCGACCAAAACAAAAAACAAACTAAAATTGTTGCTGAGAAAAGTAATTAGGATTCCAGATAACTATAAGTCTGAGAAAGTGTTTTATGGATTCCTCA comes from the Erysipelotrichaceae bacterium 66202529 genome and includes:
- a CDS encoding 4Fe-4S dicluster domain-containing protein; this encodes MPVPIDKKECCGCSLCVEVCPVHCISMTNDAEGFRYPKIDDAACIHCEKCSKICSFVTKKNTRITVKECIVSQHSDTGELMKSRSGAAFAICSDWILSEGGAVYGAVLTPQMEVVHMRATNQVDRDLMRGSKYAQSNIEGLFADILQDAEENPVLFSGTACQVDAVNAYFKIKHGKIENLYTLDIICHGAPSPMMFSEYITYLEKREKKKVTAFNFRDKKFGWDNYIETYCFGDNERKSTLYRKLFYEEIVLRPSCHNCRYTSLDRVADLTVADAWNIQKVYPEFDYKKGVSLCIADTEKGIRLLEHIKVESVWKPAKIEDFMQPNMQRPTAPGIDREAFWVDYQRKGFEYVLNKYAKKRIWVRIANAVRYYSAKFLKK
- a CDS encoding glycosyltransferase, which encodes MLLSIIIPVHNTEKYLASCIESVYEQGLPLNEFEVILVNNASTDNSLNVCRKLKETHSNVMLIHTDTPGVSNARNLGMQQAQGYYIHFIDSDDKLLAEMYATYKSVALKNHPDLIVSGIDNYYESENRHLLQNPSETCSLSNKKSVCNCIRNMTPDKKIWLMNVIWNKWYKRSFLLDAKAKFDTSLKVGEDFVFNCAVFTGLNSCTVISRAFYSYFHRSTKSALNQFHKGELERRRRMEKEQKALYHNLGINDKDKEIEILNGELLFKHLYSVFREDCDVEPQEYIKSVMNDELMKDILQFFDSNPNGYYNTLKFMTMHGNCSGFYFVLKAKYFLSGQNKKR
- a CDS encoding oligosaccharide flippase family protein, with translation MGRQKELAKNTAILTFGKICTQCISFFLLPLYTAVLDTSEYGLFDLMITYGTLLIPIVNWQFDQGLFRFLIDVRGNKEKQTEIFSSVFAANIVQSVAFILIMALVSAVSNFKYSVFLTTYIVLHVFVTLLLQFVRGLGKSTIYAVASFISAVTTVALNALTLVVFKLGLNGLFLATIAAQIATLVYLLAASRVYSYFRFSSINGGMYREVRKYSLPLIPNNLAWWVVNVSDRTIVSYVLGVATNGIYTVANKFSNVFINFYNIFNLTWTETVSLHYQDEDRDAFLSDTMTTLYKMFSCACFGTVALMPYIFPIMVHSNYAEAYPQIIILMYAMLLRVVVGLYSCVYIAMKESKKVATTSGISALINITIDLLLIKKMGLYAASISTLVAFGAMAVVRYFDINKILKMKIKRSVLISSIIVGSALAITYYINLPPINLGMLVVIVVYVIVMNVGIINAALKMAHDFF